The genomic stretch catcattgacgcaccttcttgcagcttgtgcgagaacaacttcatcttcacgtgcatcttactggttagatctttggacatgtagatcgattccagtttcaaccacagcgccgctgcggatttctcagctagcacttcctgcaagatattgttggatagatgaagctgaattaaagaaaaggccttacgatctttcctcttttcatcgtcggtccaggtcttggcatctttcttgccaaatccatcaagagattcatccagatcagaagattgggtgaggatcgccctcatcttcacttgccacagagaaaatctcgtggtgtaatccagctgcggtagatcgaacttcaaggaagacatgtcgcaaaaccctagattgaaacacgggctctgataccacttgttataaaagcgacaagcaaataacgaagaacgataaaggaatatgcagcggagacacgagatttaacgtggaaaactccttccaacacagaaggagaaaaaaccacgggcgccagccagcaaaacttcactatatcggggagtgtttacaaacgccgtgggttatcttataatctgataaaccctagccggcggcttacaagatgtatatatcggcccaagcctccggcgacgggcctcgttccgctcgtcagaagttagcctccctttagtatatgaatttggatcacaatacaacatgcCGATGGTGGACCACATGCTTTTCTAAATAGAAAAATTGTCCTAGGTGAGTCATGTAAAAAAAATTGCGACTTAGAGGGTCGTTGTGAACTAGTTTATTCAGGACTAAACAAAAGCTGTTGGTCGACTAGGTTGCACACAATTCAGACTAGCCTCTTTCAATCGCGCGAGAACCACAACTACCACCAAAGGAAATAGATAATGTGTCATCTGGAAGTGCATATCACTAACATTTGCATTGTCGGAGGGGCGAAATGCATCAATCCGATCCAACCCCAAGACACATGTGCTGCCGCTGCAGTCGAATGGTACTGTGCAGCCGAGACTACAACTAAACACATACCGGCTACTGCGGCACTGATATATCGTCGGAGTGGATGAAAGGTATCACTCGCCAAGACCACACCAAAGAACAGCTTCAACAGCACAAAGCACACAGATGATCGATTGTACTCCAGAGAAACACGATGAACCGATCAAACTGGATGgattctttcttcatttattcgtgAGCGAGCATGTATATGCTGGCTCTTAACAGGAAGCAAAGAGCAACAAAGCTAGCCGACGTGGGGGGTCCCTTCGACGGTGCCGACGAAGATACGGACGCGGTTGGTCCTGAAGTCCTTGGTCACCGGCGAGCCCTCGGGCAGGACGACGATGTCGGCGTCAGGCATGTCCTTGAGGATGATCTCCCTGGCCTCCTTGATGGTCTTCCCTGCCAGCTCCGGCCACGACGTCTTCTTAGGCGCAGGGGCGGCGACATCGGTGGAGGAGCTCATCATCGTTGCACTGGTTGAGATCGATAAACCGAGCTTAACTGAGGCATTGAGGTTTCTATAATGCAAAAACAGGAAGATTGATACTTGTTGCGTACAGCGTACTCACCAGTTAAATCGAAGGCGTGCCCGAACTGATGAAGCGACTAGCTAGCTTTTGGTGCTGTGTGTGGAACTGTGTTTGGCCGAGTGATGTATATTTATAGACAGAGATTGGGAGCAGATAGCTCAGTTTGCCCTAGATagggcttagagcatctctactcgCCCCCccaacgaggcccccggcgagcattttttacatccggacggcgaaaatcgGCCCAgtagcgcccccggttcctcattttcgtccggatttggcccttcatccatccggcgagcccacgccgtccccggtcccccggggcgcgctcggggactccggatgaaacgTTTTGGCGCGAAAcaccgtgtggacccgcgtagtcggcgacaggaaaaccaaatcctgtcgattttccctccattccctccaatttgcttgcatatccccattctctcccgccgaatttctCCATTCCCCTCGTCTTCCGAGTTCCGAGTTCCGGCGGcgccttctcctccaccaccgctctcctcctcatcttctcgtccaccacaatgccgccgaaggggacgacgaggaagccgcgggcgaggaaggagcggccgccgggcatgacgaacgcacggtgggcggcggacgagaaacggcgcgacatCGAAACAAGGCACGCGGGCGGCGAGGGTGAAAAAGCCGCCGCTAagagggcggcggaggcggcccaggaGGAGCAAGCGAGGAAGATGAGCATGGccttcagcggcggcggcggctccatgttccccggccaatggccggcgcaaggtataagcagttccccgtcgtccttctcccctacgATGTACTCGTCGTCGATgactgccatgttccaagagggcgcctacgtccaaccgtccaggttcacgccgtcgccgcccgagcttgacatcggcggcagcggcggccagttcgagggcacctcgccggtcatgcgacgagggccgctaccGTTCagtgcgacggcggcgccgaacgatgaggcgatccacgagatgatcacctccggctccgccgccgccgctgcgagcccgaggttcttcatggacgccgccgccgcgagcccggggttcttcacgcaagaggaggcgagggcgacggcagctgtggcagCGCGCAAGGATCATGTGGAGGATGTTGCCgatggaagccaagccgtcgaagaacaagaagacgaagaacaaggaGAGACAACTCAAGCCGACgtcaacctgtcgaaggggaagaagaagaggaaggactcgccgcctgccgaaccacgtatcaaatggacgtcgaaggaagaggagtgcctcgccgaagcttggatgaccgtgtccacgaacggcataatcggtgccaatcagtcgttcgacacctattggcttcgagtgaagcaggcgtacgaggaacgcaaactcgtcgatccctacttcaacaagacgaacatgaacgtgtaccgggagagaaggcaatggccacccattgggggatcatgcagacggcgtgcaggaaatggcacggcgtacaggaggagatcgagaaacggccgatcagcggccatgacttggagcaaaaggtatgttccgtcgaccctgcatcaccgaggtacatcgtcgttagctgacccgtttcgtcgtgctcttttttccccagctgcgccgagctttggacatgtatgcggacgacaccggcctgcagttcaagttcctcaacgtctacgcccgcctcgagcactgcgagaagtggaaggaaaatcgcacaaccctctcgaagagcaagaccgagcagtacaaccccgacgcgccGGCGGCTTGCGCgtcggaagggcgcccgaactcgGCCGAGAAGAAGgctgaaagagctcaaacggacggacggTCCCGCCGACAAGAtgcgggcgtcgatcgacaagtgcttggCCGACTTGATGTCGCACGCCGACggaaggaacgacaagttcgacggcaggtggcgggagatgctcgccaaccagggcgCCGGATCGCACTcgccgaagacgacggcggcggcgaagaagaggaatacGGACTTGGCGTTCtcgatgggcggcggcgacatggagccgatggacgaggagacgaggaattggtacaagggccaccgcagcgacatcctccgagcccctCCGGCGTGTCCTTCGTCTTCTCCACCGGCTCCTACcggtctacctcaccatctacctcgtcggctGCGGCCGCTCGACGTCCACTGCCGTTGtttcctcgccggccgccgcggccgtttcggccacggcgtgtgaggaagctggtccgtcggacaccgccgtgcctgccgggactgccgacgagctttgtctccgtgtaatttccctccgatcgccgatctgtgggccgatccttttgctccttttgccgatcaagcgGCCgtgcttgtagcgcgggacggcgatttgtttgaacttaaactctatccgccgaactccgggtggacgactggaaatacggtactccccacgacttaatttcgtccaatccggcggttgtttcgtccggatttgagcgtggggagcgccaacgagtggggatgctcttaggtgCGGAGTGCGGATTTACCTAACGTGGGAAGGCACCCCGGCACTATCTCTGCCTCACGTTTTTTGGAGATTCGTGCAAAGTCTTTCTGGTCAATGGTCCTTAAGCATTTGCATTTTCCACCCTTAGAAACAGAGGAATTAACCCACAGTACGCGGTGGAGAGGACAACCTCCCCACACGGATCCAACCCGGGCATCGCCCCTCCTGCCTCCTCTGCCCTCCTCTCCCCACGATCTCCAaccgccgcctccctctcccACGGTCGAGTGCCTTGGACCTAGAGGCTGGTGCCCGCGCGGCGACGACAGTCAAGCCCGTGGACGATGACCTCGCGCGGCGCCTCCGGGAGGTCGCCTCGTGCTCGCACCCAGCATCCATGAAGGAGGGTCGTCCCGATCTAGATTTGGTTTCTtctattcttttcttttcttggagattTCCTCCCTGTTCTTGGAGTTTATTTCTATTTTTTCTCAATCTGGATTTAGTTGCTCTTTCTTGTTCATATGTGTGGAGGGGCGCTAGATCCATGATGTTGCCGTTCATGTATGTGGATGGTAATCTGGATCCATTTTTTTTGGTTCGTGATGCTTCCTGTTCCAAATCATATCCTAGATATGCTGTGTCTAGATCTATTTTATTTCCTCCCAACCCGTGCGTACTAATTTGCACTTTGGATGGCAATTCACTTTTGCTCGGTTATTCATTCATGGCTGCAGTTAATGCCTAAAAAATGCTTCCTATAATATTCCAGATTTTAATCTTGTAATCTGTGGATCCTACGTGAATCATGTATGGATCTTCAAAAAGTTTATGAACCTGTGCAAGAATctatgttcaaattcgaaaatgtaTGAAACTGAGCTAATTTTGCCGAGACTCCAATAAATCTCCTTTGCAAATTCGTATTTCTGTGTATGAAACTTTGATGAAACTTTCTTACGTGTATAAACTTAGATTCTCTGGAACTATGGTTTTTTTGCCTATTGTAAAACTTACTTTCATTGCAGTTTTATTAATGATTCTTTACAGAATATAGTTAACATCTTTTCGTTTTCTCATTTTTTCTGACTTTTGTTCAAGGAATCTCCCATTTTAAAGTACAAGATCCAAAAATTTGTATTGGTTTCCTTAAGTTTATTCTGGCCGGAATACATTATGGTTTCATTTCCATTTTATTTTCTTCGTCCTAAAGTAAATGATTTCCTAGACTAAAATTCTTGGCAGAATAAATGATCCAGTTTATAATCAGGAATAAATGCTCCAGATCTCATGTAACGTGTGGTGAATGTACATATATG from Lolium rigidum isolate FL_2022 chromosome 4, APGP_CSIRO_Lrig_0.1, whole genome shotgun sequence encodes the following:
- the LOC124650410 gene encoding subtilisin-chymotrypsin inhibitor-2A-like, coding for MMSSSTDVAAPAPKKTSWPELAGKTIKEAREIILKDMPDADIVVLPEGSPVTKDFRTNRVRIFVGTVEGTPHVG